agtgtataattagaaaggaaaaaaaactatattgacGTAACAATAAAAGGCTCAAGCACACGCACGTAGAAACATAGAAAGAGGTGCATAGAAAAGTCAGGCGACGGCTTCAAGTCTACAAGAACACAATTTTGTCACCAACTTCAAACACCCTATAAAACCTCCCCTAAAACTCTCCCCTTTTTCCACCGCCACCATCACCAGCACGACTCTTTCTCTCTGCTTAAGCATCAAAACACGCACACAAACTTCTTTACATTCGCATAACTGAcaagtttctttctttcccttaaCTACATGAACGTGTAATGGGCAACCTATGCACTTGTTTCTCACccaaaactcctgtaaaaaccAAGAAACCCACCAAACGTTTACAGGGTAACTCGCAAACAGCACCCAATTCAAGCAACAGGTGGACCCGGGTCCGATCAACTCGAAAAGACACCCATGATGCATTGATTCACGAACAGGCTTTAGCTGCAGCAATTCTGTTTCGGCAGCACCAGCAACAAAACGGTTCCGATTCCGGGTCATTTCCTTTTGATCGCTCCATTTCGTTAAGATACCCAAATGGTTCGGGGTCAAAAAAGACTCAGTTGCCTCGGAGCTCTAGTTCTAGAGCCCGGTCACTTACTGACCCATTATTGCAGCCTCATCAGCTTGTTAACCGGGTTTGTTTTATTGTCCTTTAATCGGTTTTCGTGAATTGTATGGTTTTGTTGGATTACATTGTCAGTTATGGGAACTGAGAATCTCGTGTGTGTGGGAGTTTTCTGGATTCTGGGagctatggttttttttatgatatatacgAGGTTGTCTGGTGCTTAATGATTTTCTTCATGTGTGGTTTGTTAAGTGGGAAGTTGCtcatcatgttttaattttaatgttgtaATGTCTAGCTacatgtttttgtaatttttttaggttaatttggCTAAGGTTTgttgtgttataattatttgacTTTTGTGTTGGGAATGATGGAGATGGTAAATTTACTAATTTTAGATGCCAAAGCTTAAGCTGTTGCTGTCCTGTCGTTTGATTTTACTCTTAAATGCCATGAAATCTTTAAACTTTCATCATGGAAGCGATTGGAGATTTAGTAAAGAGTAGATTTCTAcgttcatttttcatttatcgCTGGCCATTTCACACTGTTAACGAATTAATGTCATAGGGGTGGTAGTTGGATGAGATATTCACTTATTGCAAGTTACCCTTTCCTTTACTGTTATTACCGACGATGGACTTTGGACTTTGAAGTTGTTATCTCATATTCCATCATCGTCTCTGAAGTTGTTATCTCATATTCCATTCGGGACCCCTTTAAGTGATGGATTTTAAGCTTGTCCAGATTGATATGAATTGATTGATCTTGGGTTATCTCCCTTAACAGTACTTTGCATATAATTTCTTTGTTGCTATAATTAACGCAATTTATCAGTAAGATGCATATCTGGTCTGTTCTGTAGGAACAGCtagtattattcttatattCACTAAAGTATGGTGAATGAGGATGCGTACCAATTGGTAAAACTATGAGAAAGATTCAGAATGACTTAACTTATTATGTTCCCTTTAAACTACAATAATAGAATGTGATCTAGTAAATGGTGACGAGAGTATGTATTGGAACAGAATATGAACTGTTTTCTCCATCCCCTTTAAATCGctttaatcatttattttcttttcctaactATTTCTCTTTTGAACAGGATATTAAGCTTGATGATCTTGATACCAACCACTTTGTTCTTGTCCATGGAGGCGGCTTTGGTGCCTGGTGCTGGTACAAAACTATAGCACTTCTGGAAGAGGGTGGTTTCAAAGTTACTGCCATAGACTTAGCTGGCTCTGGGATTCATTCTTTTGATACAAATGGCGTCACCAGCCTTTCTCAATATGTGAAGCCACTTACTGATTTTCTTGACAAACTTGCTGATGGGGAGAAGGTTCTTTCCTGGTTCTTTATCACTTATCTGTTTTGTTTATTATGTGCAACTCTTTATGTTATGGCTGAGCTTGAGAAATTTACAGTTCAAATTACTGGAAGAACATAAATCCAACCAGCAATACCATGTGctgtaccttttttttttttctgagacTGGTCAATTAGGTTTTATAAGCTGGGGGCATTCTTCACTTGCCTGTGAAATTTGACCTTTTGTTGCTGAACAACTAGTTATATATCCACCACTGACATCAGTATAGAATTTTGCTTTCCTCCGGAACCTCAGGTGCCACATGTCTTAGTTTTAAGGGAGCAGAATAATCCAGTTTCATTCATCTTCAAGCAGCTTTTACTTGCTATTGAATTAGCATTAAAGAAAACATAGCATTATTGGTATTAGTGGTTTCTTTTGGAATACCAAGCCACATGGATCTGGCatttattatttacaaaaatGGAATGTGTACGATCAACTCAGGAAACACTTTCATTCTTTAAAtgaaaaagaaggcaaagattgCTTTGGACTCATTGTTGCTTTTAGTGTGGATAGTTAAATGCCCCTTTCCTTCTCAAGACTCCAGGGTTAAGCTATTTCTTGTCTGTGTATGAAATACGTTTAAGCAAGCAGAACaatttttcttgagatttaaaactattaaattgaattttgcaGACAATATTGGTGGGGCATGACTTTGGGGGTGCTTGTATATCATATGCAATGGAGTTGTTTCCTCATAAAGTTTCAAAGGCCATTTATGTTGCTGCAGCAATGTTGACTAATGGACAAAGTACTCTTGATATGTTCTCCCAGAAGGTTTGTCCGTTAAAAGTGCATTACACAATAAAAAAGTTTAGGAATCCTTCTACATTGGATATGTTCAAGTACTTGTGCTTCTCGCATCATCTGTTccgaactttgttttttatttcttcacttGGGCACCCAGCTCATTCAAAGAAGTGCTTCAGGCTGCATTCAataccaatgttttttttttcttttttcctccctGTTTTGGTGTAAAAATAAGATCCATTTGGCATTATGAACCTTTTTGTCAATCAATCTTTGGACAGAGTGTTAGTGATATTGCTTGGTTTGTAAGTCTATTACTGAAggcaattttttctttttgataaatattaaaggCATTTTACTAGGTGTAACTGACAATCTCAGTTTTCCAGAAATTATTTCATTCATGTTATAACTAGAATTTGGTTCATATTTCttactaaattagaaaatttattgcAGGCTGTTTCAAGTGATTTAATGCAACAGGCACAAATATTTGTGTATGCAAATGGGAATAATCATCCTCCAACTGCTATTAATCTGGACAAGTCACTATTGAGAGATTTGTTGTTCAATCAAAGTCCTGGCAAGGTATGCTTGCGCTTGTAACATATTAAATTGCTGACTAAACCCCATTCTATGTTGTCATGCTTGTTCAATAAGAATCACATAGTTTCTTCTTATGATGGACTTGAGCATCTTGGTTTGGTTTATTTGAATTGCTACACACATTCTCATCTAGGAATACAATGGTTGCTCATCAAAGCGAAAGGAATTGGCTAGAAGTTTCTACTATCAAATACTATCATCTTTGGATGCTCTCCTTTACCATCTTGTTTAGTCTTAACTTGGCACTTCATGAGTTTGTATCTGTATCTGGAACTTGGATATAGGATCAAATGCAAGCTTAAACTTCATGTTTGCTTGGGTTACTTAGGTActaaaaatgatgaaactaatAGAGGTGGATTTCAAGCACTTGCACAGTTGCACTAGATTCTACTGTAATTGCTTCATGCCCACTTTGGCAATTTTGGTTTCGCAATCAATGTTGTGGGACCCCCTTGATGAAAAATGTTCGCTGTGCTTTTGGCTGGGCCATGGCTAGCAATTTTGTGGCAAGCACACTGCTTTTCAGAAATCTTAAAAAGTCTCATTGGAGTGATTGTTTtggtataaaatttaaatttggagAAACTCTTTTCTTCAAACCTTTACACAGCATCTGCATGTGCATGTGTGGAATCACTTTCTGCTCACTGCTgctgtttgttttttgtatctCCTGGTTCAGGATGTGGCGTTGGCATCTGTTTCAATGAGGCCAATTCCCTTTGCGCCGGTTTTGGAGAAGCTTACTCTTTCTGACTTCAAGTATGGAACTGTGAGGAGGTTTTATATAGAAACTTCCGAAGATAATGCCATACCTATTACATTACAAGAAAGCATGATAAACTCTAGCCCCCCAGAAAAAGTATTTCGTTTAAAAGGTGCTGATCACTCACCCTTTTTCTCAAAGCCTCAAGCCCTACACAAGTTATTGGTAGAGATATTGAAGATCCCTTCaacttgaaacttgaaagtTTTTGGGTATTGTATAACACTCTCAAAGTTCTCTTCCATAGAGCTTCATTCAGATGGCACGGGATTGCTATTCTGGTCGATCTTCTCTGCCACTCATTAAAGAAAGGATTCTGGGTAGCTATGTACATGCACATAGCATTAGATATTGCCATCAATGCGTAATTCCCACAAAATTTTTCTAGAATCTAGTGTCAGAGCAGCATAATGCATATGTTCATATCCTCGGTCTCTCTTACTCATGCAGCATGCGAGCGCGCGCCTTTCCTCGTgctctttatgtttttcttatccgattttagattttttcccCTCCCAATAAAAGAATGTTGATATTTATGTTAGTGAAATTTTGAAGTTAcagaattggaaaagaaaacaagctgTAACTGAGATTGTTTCCTTTTAACGTTGGTTTTTGCTATTCTTAACTGAATACGATGAATTGAAGTCCGGTCCTTCTTTGGGCTTATTGTGCTATGTATGCCATCATGCTTTTATCATGTCTTCGAGTGAATCTTATAGTTTAAAGACTCGTTACACTTAACGTTTGTGCCAGTCTTTTGTTGGTGGATGCTAGTGGAATggttcaccttttctttttggaacAGAAAATGTATTGTGCTCTCCTCTGTCATTAGACTTGCTAAAATGCTCCTGTAACCCGTTAAAGGCCCGAAATAAGAAGCATATTATTAATTTGTGTTCATGAACTCACTAGATGGCTAGTTAGCTAGTTAAAGTAGCTTGTTTATTTGCTTTCTTGGAATCAAAAGAGGTTTAGTTGCTTTCTTGGAATcaaaagagatggagatagcTGAAATA
The DNA window shown above is from Populus trichocarpa isolate Nisqually-1 chromosome 4, P.trichocarpa_v4.1, whole genome shotgun sequence and carries:
- the LOC7463065 gene encoding putative methylesterase 11, chloroplastic gives rise to the protein MGNLCTCFSPKTPVKTKKPTKRLQGNSQTAPNSSNRWTRVRSTRKDTHDALIHEQALAAAILFRQHQQQNGSDSGSFPFDRSISLRYPNGSGSKKTQLPRSSSSRARSLTDPLLQPHQLVNRDIKLDDLDTNHFVLVHGGGFGAWCWYKTIALLEEGGFKVTAIDLAGSGIHSFDTNGVTSLSQYVKPLTDFLDKLADGEKTILVGHDFGGACISYAMELFPHKVSKAIYVAAAMLTNGQSTLDMFSQKAVSSDLMQQAQIFVYANGNNHPPTAINLDKSLLRDLLFNQSPGKDVALASVSMRPIPFAPVLEKLTLSDFKYGTVRRFYIETSEDNAIPITLQESMINSSPPEKVFRLKGADHSPFFSKPQALHKLLVEILKIPST